In Capsicum annuum cultivar UCD-10X-F1 chromosome 7, UCD10Xv1.1, whole genome shotgun sequence, one genomic interval encodes:
- the LOC107877763 gene encoding glucan endo-1,3-beta-glucosidase 11, which produces MKIGLIVVRFFFMLLVIFNPNVQQTAKAFTGTYGINYGRIADNIPSPDKVVKLLRAAKIKNVRIYDAEPSVLNAFKGTGLELVVGLPNGFVKEMSANADHALNWVKDNVKAFLPDTRIVGIAVGNEVLGGSDNELEVALLNAVKNIYNATKKLGISGVQISTAHSQAVFADSFPPSYCVFKDGVAQLMKPLLEFFSKIGSPFCLNAYPFLAYTYNPDKIDINYALFEPTKGIVDNRTHLHYDNLLDAQIDAAYAALEDAGFSNMEVIVTETGWASDGDENEPAATPSNARTYNYNLRKRLAKRKGTPLRPKKMLKAYIFALFNEYQKTGQSSERNFGLFKADGSISYDIGFSGLQDVSAASSLSSLKGIRAQAYYLTVIAITTSISVLLSRL; this is translated from the exons ATGAAGATTGGCTTGATTGTTGTCAGATTCTTTTTTATGTTATTGGTGATCTTCAATCCTAATG TTCAACAGACTGCAAAAGCATTCACAGGAACATATGGGATTAATTACGGGAGAATTGCAGATAACATCCCTTCACCTGATAAAGTGGTTAAACTACTTCGAGCAGCAAAAATTAAGAATGTTAGAATTTATGATGCAGAGCCCAGTGTCCTTAATGCGTTTAAAGGGACAGGGCTTGAGCTGGTGGTTGGACTTCCGAATGGGTTTGTAAAAGAAATGAGTGCCAATGCAGATCATGCTCTGAATTGGGTAAAAGATAATGTGAAGGCATTCCTTCCCGATACCCGCATTGTGGGCATCGCTGTTGGAAATGAAGTTTTGGGGGGTAGTGACAATGAACTGGAGGTAGCTCTTCTGAATGCTGTAAAGAATATATATAATGCAACAAAAAAGCTTGGGATAAGTGGCGTTCAGATATCGACGGCTCACTCGCAGGCTGTTTTTGCTGATTCATTCCCTCCTTCCTATTGTGTATTTAAAGATGGTGTTGCTCAGTTGATGAAGCCACTTTTAGAGTTCTTCTCGAAAATTGGATCTCCATTCTGTTTAAATGCTTACCCATTTTTGGCATACACTTACAACccagataaaatagacataaattaTGCTCTTTTTGAGCCAACTAAGGGAATTGTTGATAATAGAACTCATCTTCATTATGATAACTTGCTCGATGCTCAGATTGATGCAGCGTATGCAGCCCTAGAGGATGCTGGTTTCAGCAACATGGAAGTCATAGTTACTGAAACAGGCTGGGCCTCTGATGGGGACGAGAATGAACCTGCTGCCACGCCTAGTAATGCTAGAACATATAATTATAATCTGCGTAAAAGGCTCGCCAAGAGGAAAGGAACTCCTTTGAGGCCGAAAAAAATGTTGAAGGCATATATTTTTGCTCTGTTCAATGAGTATCAAAAGACAGGTCAATCATCAGAGAGGAACTTTGGACTCTTCAAGGCTGATGGTAGTATATCTTATGATATTGGTTTCTCTGGGTTGCAAGATGTTTCAGCTGCATCTTCGCTTTCGTCTTTGAAG GGGATTCGAGCTCAAGCATATTATTTGACAGTAATAGCAATCACAACTTCAATATCGGTTCTGCTGTCGAGgttgtga